In Candidatus Auribacterota bacterium, the following proteins share a genomic window:
- a CDS encoding PQQ-binding-like beta-propeller repeat protein, whose protein sequence is MKRHNLLHLFWMGLAGALALFGSECAAQPMSSPWPMFRHDAQRTGRSVTAGSWTGILAWSYEVGGGVISSPALDTAGNVYFGSLDRNLSVLTSNGFFLWSYAAGGALSSSPAIDTAGRIYSGADDNTCYALSPSGALAWSYNTAGNLFSSPAINGAGSVYTGSLDNSLYVIASSGQIEWSYTMAGGIQSSPALETDWTVYIGSNDNNLYSFGSDGAFSWSYAAHNAFYASPLVNDGMLYAGSVDNAFYALNTNGALKWSYEFGDSIYASSAIHRYGDIYIGSCDNNLYVISAGGTLQWSYDSGGDPHSSPAVDPYTVYCGSSADTMHSIKLGGTLRWSYKAGDTIRSSPVIDSWGTVYFGGGDNRLYAISPDSLIPAKAEIALNGTVFYPGDLLEAWFMLYTDINRPFHVFAAFHTPDGKIYYITSKGQITRSVTPLALNVPGLPAGFRIKFVSMVVPNTASGQYSLVLSFYKPQGPYKPQDAILWISKDFSIGAIATPTPTPTPPTTPTPKPIEVRVSSESVRPGEGFRIELLVNRQISMSVFDAYIVALTPWGVYSVNNKLKWEKGVRPVLSSVEIIEPCRVRLIDVPSMPEWAAGRYTFIAGVVESPKPPKEENAIYMDKKVVQVISGPTARAGNAGDKKLSGL, encoded by the coding sequence ATGAAAAGGCATAATCTTCTTCACCTGTTTTGGATGGGGCTTGCCGGCGCATTGGCACTTTTCGGGAGTGAGTGCGCTGCTCAGCCAATGAGCTCCCCATGGCCCATGTTCCGCCATGATGCGCAGCGCACGGGCAGGAGCGTTACCGCGGGCTCATGGACCGGGATCCTGGCATGGAGTTATGAAGTCGGCGGAGGCGTCATCTCTTCGCCGGCACTCGACACAGCCGGCAATGTGTATTTCGGCTCGCTCGACCGGAATCTGTCCGTGCTTACATCGAACGGCTTCTTCCTGTGGAGTTATGCCGCAGGAGGCGCATTATCTTCTTCGCCGGCAATTGATACGGCGGGAAGAATCTACTCCGGCGCTGATGACAACACATGTTATGCCCTCAGTCCCTCGGGAGCGCTCGCATGGAGCTATAATACGGCAGGCAATCTTTTTTCTTCTCCCGCCATAAATGGGGCCGGCTCCGTATACACAGGCTCACTTGACAATTCGCTCTATGTGATAGCTTCCTCGGGGCAGATTGAATGGAGTTACACAATGGCAGGGGGCATACAGTCATCTCCGGCCCTGGAGACAGATTGGACGGTATATATCGGCTCCAACGATAACAACCTTTACAGTTTTGGTTCCGATGGGGCATTTTCATGGTCGTATGCCGCTCACAATGCGTTTTATGCCTCTCCATTGGTGAACGATGGAATGCTCTATGCAGGTTCCGTGGACAACGCATTTTATGCCCTGAATACCAATGGCGCACTGAAATGGAGCTATGAATTTGGCGATTCGATTTATGCTTCAAGCGCGATCCATCGCTATGGGGATATTTACATCGGATCCTGTGACAATAACCTCTATGTGATAAGTGCAGGCGGGACGTTACAGTGGTCTTATGATTCAGGAGGCGACCCACATTCTTCTCCGGCCGTGGATCCGTATACGGTCTATTGCGGTTCCTCCGCAGACACAATGCACTCGATAAAACTGGGAGGTACTCTCCGCTGGAGTTATAAGGCGGGGGATACCATCAGGTCTTCACCCGTCATCGACTCATGGGGAACGGTTTATTTCGGCGGCGGCGACAACAGGCTCTATGCAATATCTCCGGATTCGTTAATACCGGCGAAGGCGGAGATTGCGCTCAACGGGACTGTCTTCTATCCCGGCGACCTGCTCGAAGCATGGTTCATGCTTTACACGGATATCAATCGACCATTTCATGTATTTGCGGCATTTCACACGCCCGATGGCAAGATATACTATATTACTTCAAAAGGGCAAATAACCAGGAGTGTAACTCCCCTGGCTTTGAATGTGCCTGGTTTACCGGCTGGATTTCGAATTAAGTTTGTTTCCATGGTTGTTCCAAACACTGCTTCAGGACAATATAGCCTCGTGTTGAGTTTTTATAAACCGCAAGGGCCTTATAAACCACAGGATGCAATCCTCTGGATATCCAAAGACTTCAGCATCGGTGCGATTGCAACACCGACGCCGACTCCCACTCCTCCCACCACGCCAACGCCGAAACCGATTGAGGTGCGTGTGAGCAGTGAGAGCGTACGACCTGGAGAAGGATTCCGGATTGAACTGCTGGTAAACCGTCAAATCAGCATGTCGGTGTTCGATGCCTACATCGTTGCGCTCACCCCCTGGGGTGTGTATTCAGTGAATAATAAGTTGAAATGGGAGAAGGGGGTGCGGCCGGTTTTAAGCAGCGTGGAGATAATCGAGCCATGTCGGGTGAGGCTGATCGATGTGCCCAGTATGCCGGAGTGGGCGGCAGGCCGGTACACTTTCATCGCCGGCGTCGTCGAGTCGCCCAAGCCGCCTAAGGAAGAGAACGCAATCTATATGGATAAGAAGGTTGTGCAGGTGATTTCTGGTCCCACCGCACGAGCTGGTAATGCGGGCGACAAAAAATTGTCAGGACTTTAA
- a CDS encoding VCBS repeat-containing protein: MSFAMPPEEQEYNHTAGSATEQRLPVGAKPRDVMPGDFNGDGKMDLAVANAVSKDVSIIIGNGDGTFANEKRYSVGDYSSQIAAADYNNDGKLDMAVSCWGGYNPIVSVFLNQGDGAFSAPVSYRVANDPMSVTNGDFNKDGNIDLAVTDTGSGSPFGSSISVLLGKGDGTFNPEVQYGVGEHPDSIVTFDFNGDGNLDLAVANRWANSVSILLGNGDGTFNQEVRYSTGMNPLCLIASDLNNDGKADLVTTNSDRYTPEEPYGSISVLMGKGDGTFAGEVRYDIGKLHESLASADWDLDGKVDLVIGDTYYDKIDILFGNGDGTFYGKTSFAFGRDPKSIKSADFNKDGKPDLAVANFDSNDVSIFINDNIPGQPTITVTPITPFPIPTPTPRPIEVRVSSESVRPGEGFRMWVRVNWQITFSVFDAYVVAITPWGIYSVNTEKKWQPGVHPILKNKALIKPCQGLLLNIPRVPKGFTGQFTFIAGVVESPKPPKEENAVYMDKKVVGVISGPAAQASNAGDKKFVRTLTQGLARLL; encoded by the coding sequence CGGCCGGGTCGGCTACAGAACAGAGATTGCCTGTGGGAGCTAAACCACGAGATGTCATGCCGGGAGATTTTAATGGTGATGGCAAGATGGATTTAGCTGTAGCTAATGCAGTAAGCAAGGACGTCTCTATAATCATTGGGAATGGAGATGGAACATTTGCTAATGAGAAGAGATATAGTGTGGGGGATTACAGTTCCCAGATTGCCGCTGCCGACTATAACAACGATGGCAAGCTGGATATGGCTGTATCATGTTGGGGAGGGTACAACCCAATAGTGAGTGTGTTCTTGAATCAGGGAGATGGCGCATTCTCAGCTCCCGTAAGTTATAGAGTCGCGAATGATCCTATGTCAGTAACGAACGGTGATTTTAATAAGGATGGGAACATAGACCTGGCCGTTACGGATACCGGGAGCGGCTCCCCATTCGGCTCGAGTATATCGGTTCTCCTCGGCAAAGGAGACGGGACATTTAATCCGGAGGTGCAATATGGTGTGGGGGAACATCCGGACTCTATTGTAACCTTTGATTTTAACGGAGATGGCAATTTAGACCTCGCTGTAGCTAACAGGTGGGCTAACAGCGTTTCCATCCTTTTGGGCAACGGGGATGGGACGTTTAATCAGGAGGTAAGATACTCTACAGGCATGAATCCTCTTTGTCTGATAGCATCCGATCTAAACAATGACGGCAAGGCGGATCTGGTTACGACCAATAGCGACAGGTACACTCCGGAGGAGCCGTACGGCAGTATTTCCGTTCTCATGGGCAAGGGAGATGGGACATTCGCCGGAGAAGTGAGATACGATATCGGGAAATTACACGAATCGTTGGCGAGCGCAGATTGGGATCTTGATGGCAAGGTAGATTTAGTAATAGGCGATACATATTACGACAAGATTGATATACTGTTCGGCAATGGCGATGGCACGTTTTATGGGAAGACCAGTTTTGCGTTCGGGCGAGACCCGAAGTCGATCAAAAGCGCCGATTTCAACAAGGATGGGAAACCCGACCTCGCTGTTGCGAATTTTGACAGCAACGATGTTTCAATTTTCATCAACGACAATATACCTGGCCAGCCGACAATAACAGTCACGCCAATCACTCCCTTCCCTATACCCACGCCAACGCCGAGGCCGATTGAAGTGCGGGTGAGCAGTGAGAGTGTACGACCCGGGGAAGGATTCCGGATGTGGGTAAGAGTAAATTGGCAAATTACATTCTCTGTCTTTGACGCATATGTGGTTGCGATAACGCCATGGGGCATTTATTCAGTGAATACTGAGAAAAAATGGCAGCCCGGGGTACATCCGATTCTGAAGAACAAAGCACTGATAAAACCATGCCAGGGACTTCTTCTAAATATTCCTCGTGTTCCCAAAGGATTTACGGGGCAGTTCACCTTCATCGCCGGCGTCGTCGAGTCTCCCAAACCGCCCAAGGAAGAGAATGCTGTGTACATGGATAAGAAGGTAGTGGGGGTGATTTCTGGTCCAGCCGCACAAGCCAGCAATGCGGGCGACAAAAAGTTTGTCAGGACTTTAACCCAAGGGCTGGCGCGATTGCTTTAA